The Pirellulimonas nuda genome includes a region encoding these proteins:
- a CDS encoding BatD family protein: MQTFSTNARRTLLLSALVVSGALGASAAEVRVGVSTRDTYVGMPVVVQVQVSNASDVEPPVVPRVDGVEVRAAGAPARNTQITTINGRMTKSTSLTYAYELTPQRAGAFRVPPISVVADGTRLETRPIEFVASKSETGDLLFVEVAGKENQIYVGQALDLTLKIWVRPFRDSDRGVTLSAGDMWRTISPRSGWGAFEDRMRELDSNRERPEGREVLRKDRDGVEHSYYLYEVDATIYPKSPGQIDAQDVRVIVEYPTSLGAARDPFASIFGDMPMPGGFGGAFGGDDFPSPFGRRLAVEAARPIVAEAVVEPIEVRAIPTAGRPSDYRGAVGRYHIVTEARPASVKAGDPIELLIGVAGTGPMELVQAPPLAELAGLTADFKVPSEPLAGFVQGDRKVFSTTIRPRREGVAQVPAIPFTFFDPQQGEFVTVRSEPIPIHVDPADTLALDAIVGSGAGAGASGAEGTPAALAPLLDNFAGEDLLRSEAPYQPGAGVLTLLLAAPPLAAGAFWVRRNRARVSRLMERLGVGAHRAQARIQAAQTPGEVCTVLRACLARRLRLNPELQDAAAVVGALRASGQHKLAVRCERVFYAARQADAGGVTPRASLDDVKREALAVLAQFQQRRERPQATPRRAARAASVLALAAVIAGGAASASAAPTGGTPLHTAQQSQAVLSEATRLYQNAMGLSGDDSAEAKQAFAHAAEKYQLLVDAGVENSRLYVNLANAYLQSGQPGASIANYTRALRIHPTNRVAQLNLRHATQSLGPAGAEAPTPGGGGLASAAAAAGGWLWGHAGPRGLVAAAVAGWLAFWLVIGLRLHGLRYAWKTIATAAAVVAIASAGLYASNRGGADSLTAVVTAPAAALREGDGDHFPVAGVALSEGQRVEVAKQRGGWLKVRSRSGQTGWVELRSVEVI, from the coding sequence ATGCAAACGTTCTCTACCAACGCGCGGCGTACCCTGCTGCTATCGGCTCTGGTGGTTTCTGGCGCGCTGGGCGCGTCGGCCGCCGAGGTGCGTGTCGGCGTTTCGACGAGAGACACCTACGTTGGCATGCCGGTCGTCGTGCAGGTGCAGGTCAGCAACGCCTCGGACGTCGAGCCGCCGGTCGTGCCCCGTGTGGATGGCGTGGAGGTACGCGCGGCCGGCGCGCCGGCGCGCAACACGCAGATCACCACCATCAACGGCAGGATGACCAAGAGCACGTCGCTGACGTACGCCTACGAGCTGACCCCCCAGCGGGCCGGCGCCTTCCGCGTCCCGCCGATCTCGGTCGTCGCGGACGGCACGCGGCTCGAGACGCGGCCGATCGAGTTTGTTGCGTCGAAGAGCGAGACCGGCGACTTGTTGTTCGTCGAGGTGGCGGGGAAGGAGAACCAAATCTATGTCGGGCAGGCGCTCGACCTGACGCTCAAGATCTGGGTGCGGCCCTTCCGTGACTCCGATCGCGGCGTCACGCTGTCGGCCGGCGACATGTGGCGGACGATCTCGCCGCGGTCGGGCTGGGGCGCGTTCGAGGACCGGATGCGGGAGCTGGACAGCAACCGCGAGCGGCCCGAGGGGCGCGAGGTGCTGCGGAAGGACCGCGACGGGGTCGAGCACAGCTACTACCTCTACGAGGTCGACGCGACCATCTACCCGAAGAGCCCGGGCCAGATCGACGCCCAAGACGTGCGTGTGATTGTGGAGTACCCCACCTCGCTGGGCGCGGCCCGCGACCCGTTCGCGTCGATCTTCGGCGACATGCCAATGCCCGGCGGGTTCGGCGGCGCCTTTGGCGGAGACGACTTCCCGTCCCCCTTCGGCCGGCGGCTGGCGGTCGAGGCCGCGCGGCCCATCGTGGCCGAGGCCGTGGTTGAGCCGATCGAGGTACGCGCCATCCCCACCGCGGGGCGCCCCAGCGACTACCGCGGCGCCGTGGGCCGGTACCACATCGTCACCGAGGCCCGCCCGGCGTCGGTCAAGGCGGGCGACCCGATCGAGCTGCTCATCGGCGTCGCGGGGACCGGCCCCATGGAACTGGTGCAGGCCCCGCCGCTGGCCGAGTTGGCGGGGCTGACCGCGGACTTCAAGGTCCCCAGCGAGCCGCTGGCCGGCTTCGTGCAGGGGGACCGCAAGGTGTTCTCCACCACCATCCGGCCACGCAGAGAAGGGGTCGCCCAGGTTCCCGCTATCCCGTTTACCTTCTTCGATCCCCAGCAGGGCGAGTTCGTCACGGTGCGCAGCGAGCCGATCCCGATCCACGTCGACCCGGCCGACACGCTAGCGCTCGACGCCATCGTCGGCAGTGGCGCTGGGGCCGGCGCCTCTGGCGCGGAAGGGACGCCGGCGGCATTGGCCCCGCTGCTGGACAACTTTGCCGGCGAAGACCTCCTTCGAAGCGAGGCGCCCTACCAGCCGGGCGCGGGGGTGCTCACGCTGCTGCTGGCGGCGCCCCCGCTGGCAGCGGGCGCCTTCTGGGTGCGACGCAACCGGGCCCGGGTGTCGCGGCTGATGGAGCGGCTGGGGGTTGGCGCCCATCGGGCGCAGGCCCGCATCCAAGCGGCCCAAACGCCCGGCGAGGTCTGCACGGTGCTGCGGGCCTGCCTGGCGCGTCGCCTAAGATTGAACCCCGAGCTTCAAGACGCGGCCGCGGTTGTCGGGGCGCTCCGCGCCTCGGGCCAGCACAAGCTGGCGGTGCGTTGCGAGAGGGTCTTCTACGCGGCGCGACAGGCCGACGCCGGCGGAGTGACCCCACGGGCGTCGCTGGACGACGTGAAACGCGAAGCCCTCGCAGTGCTGGCGCAGTTCCAGCAACGCCGCGAGCGCCCCCAAGCAACGCCCCGTCGCGCGGCCCGCGCCGCAAGCGTGCTGGCCCTGGCCGCGGTGATCGCCGGGGGCGCGGCGTCCGCAAGCGCCGCCCCGACCGGCGGCACGCCTTTGCACACGGCCCAGCAGAGCCAAGCCGTGCTGTCGGAGGCGACGCGGTTGTACCAGAACGCCATGGGGCTGTCCGGCGACGACTCCGCAGAGGCAAAGCAGGCCTTCGCCCACGCCGCAGAGAAGTACCAGTTGTTGGTCGATGCGGGCGTCGAGAACAGCCGCTTGTACGTGAACCTGGCCAACGCCTACCTGCAGAGCGGGCAACCGGGCGCGTCGATCGCCAACTACACGCGGGCGCTACGCATCCATCCAACCAACCGTGTGGCGCAGCTCAATCTGCGGCACGCGACGCAGTCGCTCGGCCCGGCCGGGGCCGAGGCGCCAACCCCCGGCGGCGGCGGGCTAGCAAGCGCCGCAGCGGCGGCCGGCGGGTGGCTGTGGGGCCACGCCGGCCCGCGCGGGCTCGTGGCCGCGGCGGTCGCCGGCTGGTTGGCGTTCTGGCTGGTCATCGGGTTGCGGCTGCACGGTTTGCGCTACGCGTGGAAGACCATCGCCACAGCGGCGGCCGTGGTGGCCATCGCTTCGGCGGGCCTGTACGCGTCCAACCGTGGGGGAGCAGACTCGCTTACCGCGGTCGTCACCGCTCCTGCGGCGGCGCTCCGCGAGGGCGATGGCGACCACTTCCCCGTCGCCGGCGTGGCGCTGAGCGAGGGCCAACGCGTGGAAGTAGCCAAGCAGCGTGGCGGCTGGCTCAAGGTCCGCTCCAGGTCGGGGCAGACCGGTTGGGTCGAGCTCCGCAGCGTCGAAGTCATCTAG
- a CDS encoding DUF1501 domain-containing protein: MTMPRRQFLTRAAATSGLLATAGGWPEASASPLPTPHHPGRVKSVIFYYCRGGPSQAHTFDRPQRVEDPSLYPYRFSRCGQSGLEISDLFPSLQTLADDLCVIRSGYGAVATHNEGGIFAFTGASKVGASLGAWMLHGMGSGNPSLPGHVLLTGRAPGDTWAASDGAVHGGPRAVGAGGLPPSLQAQVIQDPADPVANLESPDPAASQSRWLAELRALNRGFAERHAGVAELDARTESFFTAQRMQRSAPEAFDLSQEAESPATRALYGLDPLPTRSTGAKLLLARRLVERGVRFVLVPSMNVPSLEGGSGDWDTHTPTSVRGVIPNLALACDLPLAGLITDLKQRGLLDQTLVVWGGEMGRGGPGHMNHNGSAFCWWMAGGGVRGGSALGATDERGFTSVESPVHVRDLHATILWACGLDVHRMSHKGVGFDSACKVAHGVFA; the protein is encoded by the coding sequence ATGACGATGCCCCGTCGACAATTCCTGACGCGTGCCGCGGCGACCTCGGGCCTGCTCGCCACCGCCGGCGGCTGGCCCGAGGCCTCCGCCTCGCCCCTCCCCACGCCGCACCACCCGGGACGGGTCAAGAGCGTCATCTTTTACTACTGCCGGGGGGGCCCCTCGCAGGCGCACACGTTCGACCGGCCGCAACGCGTCGAAGACCCGTCGCTCTACCCCTACCGTTTCTCTCGGTGCGGGCAGTCGGGCCTCGAGATCAGCGACCTGTTCCCCAGCCTGCAGACGCTCGCCGACGACTTGTGCGTGATCCGATCGGGGTACGGCGCCGTGGCGACGCACAACGAAGGGGGCATCTTCGCCTTCACGGGCGCCAGCAAAGTGGGGGCGAGCCTGGGGGCGTGGATGCTGCACGGCATGGGCAGCGGCAACCCGAGCCTGCCCGGCCACGTGCTGCTCACCGGACGCGCGCCGGGCGACACGTGGGCGGCCAGCGACGGCGCCGTGCACGGGGGGCCCCGGGCCGTCGGCGCCGGGGGCCTGCCGCCGTCGCTGCAAGCGCAGGTGATCCAGGACCCGGCCGACCCCGTGGCCAACCTCGAAAGCCCAGACCCCGCCGCCAGCCAGTCGCGCTGGCTGGCGGAGCTGCGTGCCCTGAACCGTGGGTTCGCCGAGCGCCACGCGGGCGTGGCCGAGCTAGACGCACGTACCGAGTCCTTCTTTACCGCGCAGCGCATGCAGCGCTCGGCGCCCGAAGCGTTCGACCTCTCTCAAGAGGCCGAGAGCCCAGCCACGAGGGCACTCTACGGCCTCGATCCGCTGCCAACACGGAGCACGGGCGCCAAGCTGCTGCTTGCGCGGCGGCTGGTGGAGCGCGGCGTGAGGTTCGTGCTGGTGCCCTCGATGAACGTGCCCAGCCTTGAGGGGGGCAGCGGCGACTGGGACACGCACACGCCCACAAGCGTGCGGGGCGTGATCCCCAACCTGGCGCTCGCCTGCGACCTCCCGCTGGCCGGGCTGATCACGGACCTCAAGCAGCGTGGTCTGCTCGACCAGACGCTGGTGGTTTGGGGCGGAGAGATGGGCCGCGGCGGCCCCGGCCACATGAACCACAACGGCAGCGCGTTCTGCTGGTGGATGGCCGGCGGCGGCGTCCGCGGAGGGAGCGCCTTGGGCGCGACGGACGAGCGCGGATTCACGTCCGTCGAGAGCCCGGTGCACGTCCGCGACCTGCACGCCACGATCTTGTGGGCGTGCGGGCTCGATGTCCACCGCATGAGCCACAAAGGGGTCGGCTTCGACTCGGCCTGCAAGGTCGCCCACGGGGTGTTCGCCTGA
- a CDS encoding PSD1 and planctomycete cytochrome C domain-containing protein, whose amino-acid sequence MALSRTGVLIVAVALSLSAPGQDNPGVRAVSFERDVLPLLEARCNKCHHAEQQRGGLDLTRRETILRGGDSLGAAVVPGRPDRSPLIGVLTGALEPSMPEDDDPLAAAEVDLLRQWVAEGATDDSTRFPPDDVAFFEREIRPVLVERCFKCHAGEDPEHGLNLASRHGVLAGGARGPAAAPGDPEASLLMEAIRHTGELQMPRGGDPLSAAQIAAFGTWIDRGLPWPSDERVLARERRFSISQADREHWAFRPLPPALPAGWSVDRSLRAHHDRLGIAPASAADRRRLLRRVTYDLIGYPPTPEEIEAFVDDRGPDAYQRVVDRLLASPHYGWWWGRHWLDYTRSGANGQSNRGPAFDAARYEAWVTRCFNEDRPWNWFARAHVAGDLMPGYDGADYSIEQALAAAAPLNGPRTFEEASTETFVLMDKLDEEVEFLGRSLMGISLECARCHDHKFDPVSQRDYYALLGFFQSSWYEPVPVHTSTRRDAAAAVATRRELLAERARLNGYLRTAAQKISIAGGGQIKKWQRSRIAVLAPVDRRLIEIEQQVLRAEQQAAEATGDAKLAADYALAIRDNQTRLARYAPPDFPAGGGAILGKYAHVIGGHKQTRGLLPRALAVGLDDAAGELEEQDRYWKQERARWSERGRFGGHRRTDPEVAELAAAYDRVEAIEDELANDPSRPWLPPKPSHLIVCCEGGLRRAEELPPLDKKAKAAGLRFNSNSPDRVWLHPYFMGDSRLLLRGDVLYPDTVVPRGTPEFLGSMRALPEGSGRLQLAEWLTEPGSQQAALVARTAANRAWQNLFGEALCRTPKDLGRLGDAPEMPELVDGLAKRFAQRGWSVKSLVREIVTSAAYQRSSVADDQAVSRDPENRFFARGPVRRLQYEAIANTMAWHKTGSRPATPALRDAALPAAAEYFVQFDGPSTYELIDRRNASIAATQALFLMNQQAAVRGVAKSLVARLGLGESDDLDSVLAALYTQCYQRLPTEAERASARGFVQRRREQVGAARVREEVQEYAGLLLCSNEAFFVE is encoded by the coding sequence ATGGCCCTAAGTCGTACTGGCGTGCTGATCGTCGCGGTCGCGTTGTCGCTCTCGGCGCCGGGGCAAGACAACCCGGGCGTGCGGGCCGTTAGCTTCGAACGCGACGTGCTCCCCCTGCTCGAGGCCCGTTGCAACAAGTGTCACCACGCCGAGCAGCAACGGGGCGGATTAGACCTGACCCGCCGGGAGACGATCCTCCGCGGCGGCGACTCGCTCGGCGCCGCGGTCGTGCCGGGGCGCCCAGACCGCAGCCCGTTGATCGGCGTGCTCACCGGCGCGCTCGAACCGAGCATGCCGGAAGACGACGACCCGCTGGCTGCCGCAGAGGTCGACCTGCTCCGGCAGTGGGTTGCCGAAGGCGCGACCGACGACTCTACGCGGTTCCCGCCCGACGACGTCGCCTTCTTTGAACGCGAGATCCGCCCGGTTCTGGTCGAGCGATGCTTCAAGTGCCACGCCGGCGAAGACCCGGAGCACGGGCTGAACCTGGCCTCGCGGCACGGCGTGCTCGCCGGCGGGGCGCGTGGCCCGGCAGCGGCCCCCGGAGATCCTGAGGCGAGCCTGCTGATGGAGGCCATCCGCCACACGGGCGAGCTCCAGATGCCGCGCGGCGGCGACCCCCTCAGCGCCGCCCAGATCGCGGCGTTCGGAACGTGGATCGACCGGGGACTGCCGTGGCCGTCGGACGAACGGGTGCTCGCACGGGAGCGGCGTTTCTCCATCAGCCAGGCGGACCGCGAGCACTGGGCCTTCCGCCCGCTGCCGCCCGCCCTGCCCGCGGGCTGGAGCGTCGACCGGTCGCTCCGGGCGCATCACGACCGGCTGGGGATCGCGCCGGCGTCCGCGGCCGATCGCCGCCGGCTGCTCCGGCGTGTGACGTACGACCTGATCGGCTACCCGCCAACGCCGGAGGAGATCGAAGCGTTTGTCGACGACCGCGGGCCCGACGCCTACCAACGGGTGGTCGACCGCTTGCTCGCATCGCCGCACTACGGGTGGTGGTGGGGCCGGCACTGGCTCGACTACACACGCAGCGGCGCCAACGGTCAGAGCAACCGCGGCCCGGCGTTCGACGCCGCCCGTTACGAGGCCTGGGTGACCCGCTGCTTCAACGAAGATCGACCGTGGAACTGGTTCGCCCGCGCGCACGTAGCGGGCGACCTGATGCCCGGCTACGACGGGGCCGACTACTCCATCGAGCAGGCCCTGGCGGCCGCGGCGCCCCTCAACGGGCCGCGCACCTTCGAGGAGGCCAGCACCGAGACGTTCGTGCTGATGGACAAGCTGGACGAAGAGGTCGAGTTCCTCGGTCGCTCGTTGATGGGGATCAGCCTGGAGTGCGCCCGTTGCCACGACCACAAGTTCGATCCGGTTTCGCAACGCGACTACTACGCGTTGCTGGGCTTCTTCCAGAGCAGTTGGTACGAGCCGGTCCCGGTCCACACCTCGACACGACGCGACGCGGCCGCCGCGGTGGCGACGCGCCGAGAGCTGCTGGCCGAGAGGGCGAGGCTCAACGGTTACCTGCGCACCGCGGCGCAGAAGATCAGCATCGCGGGCGGGGGGCAGATCAAGAAGTGGCAGCGATCGCGCATCGCGGTGCTTGCGCCGGTGGACCGTCGGCTGATCGAGATCGAGCAGCAGGTCTTGCGGGCCGAGCAGCAGGCGGCCGAGGCCACGGGAGACGCGAAGCTGGCGGCCGACTACGCCCTCGCGATCCGGGACAACCAGACGCGCCTAGCCCGGTACGCCCCTCCCGACTTCCCCGCGGGAGGGGGCGCGATCCTGGGCAAGTACGCCCACGTGATCGGCGGCCACAAGCAGACCCGCGGGCTCCTGCCCCGCGCCCTAGCCGTCGGCCTAGACGACGCGGCCGGCGAGCTAGAAGAGCAGGACCGGTACTGGAAGCAGGAGCGGGCCCGCTGGAGCGAGCGTGGCCGCTTCGGCGGTCACCGACGGACCGACCCCGAGGTCGCCGAGCTGGCTGCGGCCTACGACCGTGTGGAAGCGATCGAGGACGAGCTGGCCAACGATCCGAGCCGCCCCTGGCTGCCGCCTAAACCGTCGCACCTCATCGTGTGCTGCGAAGGCGGCCTGCGACGCGCCGAGGAGCTGCCCCCGCTCGACAAGAAGGCCAAGGCGGCGGGGCTCCGCTTCAATTCAAACAGCCCCGATCGCGTGTGGCTCCACCCCTACTTCATGGGCGACTCCCGCCTGCTGCTGCGCGGCGACGTGCTCTACCCCGACACGGTCGTGCCGCGCGGAACGCCCGAGTTTCTCGGGAGCATGCGCGCCCTCCCGGAAGGGAGCGGTCGGCTGCAGCTGGCCGAGTGGCTCACCGAGCCCGGCTCCCAGCAGGCCGCCCTGGTCGCTCGCACCGCGGCGAACCGCGCCTGGCAGAACCTCTTCGGCGAGGCGCTGTGCCGGACGCCGAAGGACCTGGGACGCCTGGGCGACGCCCCCGAGATGCCCGAGCTGGTCGACGGCCTGGCGAAGCGCTTCGCCCAGCGGGGCTGGTCCGTGAAGTCGCTGGTCCGTGAGATCGTCACGAGCGCCGCCTACCAGCGCTCTTCGGTCGCCGACGACCAGGCGGTCTCCCGCGACCCGGAGAACCGCTTCTTCGCCAGAGGGCCCGTGCGGCGTCTGCAGTACGAGGCGATCGCCAACACGATGGCGTGGCACAAGACGGGCAGTCGGCCGGCGACCCCCGCGCTCCGCGACGCCGCGCTGCCGGCCGCGGCGGAATACTTCGTGCAGTTCGACGGCCCCTCGACGTACGAGCTGATCGACCGGCGCAACGCCTCGATCGCGGCGACGCAGGCACTGTTCCTGATGAACCAACAGGCCGCGGTGCGGGGCGTCGCCAAGAGCCTCGTAGCGCGCCTGGGGCTCGGCGAGTCTGACGATCTGGACAGCGTGCTGGCCGCGCTCTACACCCAGTGCTATCAGCGGCTCCCGACAGAGGCCGAGCGTGCGTCTGCCCGCGGCTTCGTCCAGCGGCGCCGCGAGCAGGTTGGCGCGGCCAGGGTGCGCGAAGAGGTCCAGGAGTACGCCGGGCTGCTGCTGTGTTCCAATGAGGCCTTCTTTGTGGAGTAG
- a CDS encoding alpha/beta hydrolase: protein MCNRTCIWAAGVWVAASATSAFGQEASPAPAQRQQLEELSYDASVPPPTLTGVRYGPHRRNTLDFWKASSDGPTPLVMVIHGGGWNGGSSKQTIHKLVDTQALLDAGVSVASIHYRLIKHAGDLQPPVRAPLEDAARALQFIRSQAEPWNVDKSRIAAAGGSAGGCSSLWLACHDDLAQPQSPDPVARESTRLACVALNRPQTTLDPQQMKAWIPNSSYGAHAFAKESFQQFLAERESLSEWIEEYSPYGLLDARDPPAYLWFSNPPSGGKPEKDPTHSAAFGVKFKQRCDQLGVACEVQYPGAPDVQHKTPTDYLIAFFGEGAAGRQ, encoded by the coding sequence ATGTGTAATCGGACGTGTATCTGGGCGGCTGGGGTGTGGGTTGCGGCGTCTGCGACGTCGGCGTTCGGGCAGGAGGCCTCTCCGGCGCCGGCTCAGCGCCAGCAACTAGAAGAACTGAGCTACGACGCGTCGGTGCCCCCCCCGACGCTCACCGGCGTCCGCTACGGACCGCACCGCCGGAACACGCTCGACTTCTGGAAGGCGTCGTCGGACGGGCCCACCCCGCTGGTGATGGTCATCCACGGCGGGGGCTGGAACGGAGGGAGCAGCAAACAGACGATCCACAAACTGGTAGACACCCAGGCCCTGCTGGACGCCGGCGTCTCGGTCGCTTCGATCCACTACCGGTTGATCAAGCACGCCGGCGACTTGCAGCCCCCCGTCAGGGCGCCGCTGGAGGACGCGGCCCGCGCGCTGCAGTTCATCCGCAGCCAAGCAGAGCCGTGGAACGTTGACAAATCGCGGATCGCCGCGGCCGGCGGGTCCGCCGGCGGCTGCTCAAGCCTGTGGCTCGCCTGCCACGACGACCTCGCCCAGCCGCAGAGCCCAGACCCCGTTGCCCGCGAGTCGACGCGGCTGGCGTGCGTGGCGCTCAACCGGCCCCAGACCACGCTCGATCCCCAACAGATGAAGGCGTGGATCCCGAACAGCAGTTACGGCGCCCACGCGTTCGCCAAGGAAAGCTTCCAGCAGTTCCTGGCCGAGCGGGAGAGCCTCTCCGAGTGGATCGAGGAATACTCTCCGTACGGGCTGTTGGACGCCCGAGACCCCCCCGCCTACCTGTGGTTCAGCAACCCTCCGAGCGGCGGGAAGCCGGAGAAGGACCCGACCCACTCGGCCGCGTTCGGCGTCAAGTTCAAGCAGCGGTGCGACCAGCTGGGTGTCGCTTGTGAGGTGCAGTACCCCGGCGCGCCGGACGTCCAGCACAAGACCCCCACCGACTACTTGATCGCGTTCTTTGGAGAGGGCGCCGCAGGTCGTCAATGA
- a CDS encoding sulfatase-like hydrolase/transferase — protein sequence MHKSLVLTLIAGLAWGAAPSLLDAAAPPEGGRPNIVMIYADDWGWGDLSCHGADWLATPNLDRIAREGIDFQQFNVLNPVCSPSRTALMTGMYPARFSVHQHFATPAQNHARGMPDWLDPQAPMLPRLLKQAGYRTGHFGKWHLTNAQTWGAPKPEAYGYDAAAVFNGGAGWGKPAALRDTAKDASAFIAENKDAPFFVNVWLHESHTPHAPTPEAMQRWKNLDQRRQVYAAVITDGDNAVGAILDALEAAGVADSTLVMFSSDNGPESSAANAGPASFDADAQVTGLDTYYSVGTTGGLRGRKRSLFEGGVRTPLLVRWPGHAPAGTTNDTTVLTAVDLLPTLCAAAGAELPAGYQGDGENLLAALRGEAPTRSRPVFWQWRGNQTEPDWWPRLAVRDGDWKLVLTDDAQRVELHRLSDDRAEATDVAAQHPEIVERLTKLALDWKATLPDKPNPACLTAAGPQESTPPTRRRRRAPAEAPAPSR from the coding sequence ATGCACAAGTCCCTCGTTCTCACGCTCATCGCCGGTCTCGCGTGGGGGGCGGCCCCCTCGCTGTTGGACGCCGCGGCGCCGCCGGAGGGCGGCCGGCCGAACATCGTCATGATCTACGCCGACGATTGGGGCTGGGGCGACCTGTCGTGCCACGGCGCCGACTGGCTGGCGACCCCCAACCTCGATCGCATCGCCCGCGAAGGGATCGACTTCCAGCAGTTCAACGTGCTCAACCCGGTATGTTCGCCGAGCCGGACGGCGTTGATGACCGGCATGTACCCGGCGCGGTTCTCGGTGCACCAGCATTTTGCGACCCCCGCGCAAAACCACGCCCGGGGCATGCCCGATTGGCTCGACCCGCAGGCGCCGATGCTGCCGCGCCTGCTCAAGCAGGCCGGCTACCGCACCGGGCACTTCGGCAAGTGGCACCTGACCAACGCACAAACCTGGGGCGCCCCCAAGCCCGAGGCCTACGGCTACGACGCCGCCGCGGTGTTCAACGGCGGCGCAGGCTGGGGGAAGCCGGCGGCGCTGCGCGACACGGCCAAAGACGCGTCGGCGTTCATCGCAGAGAACAAGGACGCCCCCTTCTTTGTGAACGTGTGGCTCCACGAGAGCCACACGCCGCACGCGCCGACCCCAGAAGCGATGCAACGCTGGAAGAACCTCGACCAGCGCCGGCAGGTGTACGCGGCGGTTATCACGGACGGCGACAACGCCGTGGGCGCCATCCTCGACGCCCTCGAGGCCGCGGGGGTCGCCGACAGCACGCTGGTCATGTTCTCCAGCGACAACGGGCCCGAATCGTCCGCGGCCAACGCGGGCCCCGCCAGCTTCGACGCGGACGCCCAGGTCACGGGCCTCGATACCTACTACAGCGTCGGCACCACCGGCGGGCTGCGGGGCCGCAAGCGGAGCTTGTTCGAGGGGGGCGTGCGAACGCCGCTGCTGGTCCGCTGGCCGGGGCACGCCCCCGCGGGGACCACCAACGACACGACGGTGCTGACCGCCGTCGACCTGCTGCCGACCCTGTGCGCCGCGGCCGGCGCGGAGCTGCCAGCCGGCTACCAGGGCGACGGCGAGAACCTGCTGGCGGCCCTGCGGGGCGAGGCCCCCACGCGCAGCCGGCCTGTCTTCTGGCAGTGGCGGGGCAACCAGACGGAGCCGGACTGGTGGCCGCGGCTCGCGGTGCGCGACGGCGACTGGAAGCTGGTGCTGACCGACGACGCGCAGCGCGTCGAGCTGCACCGCCTCAGCGACGACCGCGCCGAGGCGACGGACGTGGCCGCGCAGCACCCCGAGATCGTCGAGCGTCTGACCAAGCTGGCGCTCGACTGGAAAGCCACGCTCCCCGACAAGCCCAACCCCGCGTGCCTGACCGCCGCCGGCCCGCAGGAATCCACCCCGCCGACGCGTCGCCGCCGACGCGCCCCTGCCGAGGCGCCTGCGCCGTCGCGTTAG
- a CDS encoding efflux RND transporter permease subunit encodes MSAFVGKGPPRFYLPVSAEDPYTSYAPIIVNAVVLLDEVNANLGRGLAPYNAVVEAAVARLNPVVNAAGTTVLGVLPMLQDVFWVALAVTIFFGLIVGTLLTMIMVPTLYALLYRIRPE; translated from the coding sequence ATGAGCGCCTTCGTCGGCAAGGGGCCGCCGCGTTTCTACCTGCCGGTCAGCGCCGAGGACCCCTACACGTCGTACGCCCCGATCATCGTCAACGCCGTCGTGCTGCTGGACGAGGTAAACGCGAACCTCGGCCGCGGGTTGGCGCCCTACAACGCGGTGGTCGAGGCGGCCGTCGCGCGGTTGAACCCCGTCGTGAACGCGGCGGGCACCACCGTGCTGGGGGTGCTGCCGATGCTGCAGGACGTTTTCTGGGTGGCGCTAGCGGTGACGATCTTCTTCGGCCTGATCGTCGGCACGCTGCTGACGATGATCATGGTGCCGACGCTGTACGCCCTGCTGTACCGGATACGCCCCGAGTAG